A region of Trachemys scripta elegans isolate TJP31775 chromosome 24, CAS_Tse_1.0, whole genome shotgun sequence DNA encodes the following proteins:
- the PRCC gene encoding proline-rich protein PRCC, which yields MSLVAYGSSDEESEAEEASGEEEEAPPVQPPPGRGLFSALPPPKLPLLPPHQLLGAGFPLLPPPHGGPPPPFMLGPPPGVRGFSTPPPGMSPAQASALGLGLPEPAALGSLGGEQPRLGGLPLPPPRDPAGLNLPPPAMASAAPPGAGAGSGLPKPKKRIAAPELHQGDSDSEEDEPAKKKNSLQGLSEGTGLSALLPQPKNLTVKETNRLLLPYAFSRKAAENAPESKPAKAPTSSSKPKPLSKPAVATTPSPSAIKAAAKSAALQVTKQITQEEDDSDEELEPENFFSLSDKSEPSVVSADTYVYSGTVVTEDLPPGTEPEPEFQDAAANAPLEFKTAAGSSTTQHSWAPKPGEDYGNQPYNQFPGYSDANAPGAYYQDYYTSGYYPEMDPALGPPQEMGTDSSFMDDEAFKRLQGKRNRGREEINFVEIKGDDQLSGAQQWMTKSLTEEKTMKSFSKKKGEQPTGQQRRKHQITYLIHQAKERELELKNTWSENKLSRRQTQAKYGF from the exons ATGTCCCTGGTGGCCTATGGCAGCAGTGATGAGGAGAGCGAGGCGGAGGAGGCCTCCGGCGAGGAAGAGGAGGCCCCCCCCGTCCAGCCCCCCCCGGGCCGGGGGctcttctctgccctgccccctcccaagctccccctgctgcccccccaccaGCTTCTGGGCGCCggcttccccctgctgcccccgccccacggGGGGCCGCCCCCGCCCTTCATGctgggccccccccccggagtcAGGGGCTTCAGCACCCCGCCCCCAGGCATGAGCCCTGCCCAggcctctgctctggggctgggcctgCCTGAGCCAGCAGCCTTGGGGAGCCTGGGGGGGgagcagcccaggctgggggggctcCCGCTGCCCCCGCCCAGGGACCCCGCCGGACTGAATCTCCCCCCTCCTGCCATGGCCTCGGCGGCTCcccccggggccggggccggttcGGGCCTCCCCAAGCCGAAGAAGAGGATTGCGGCGCCCGAGCTGCACCAGGGGGAT tcAGATTCAGAGGAAGATGAACCGGCAAAGAAGAAAAATTCTCTTCAG GGACTCAGCGAGGGCACTGGCTTGTCTGCTTTGCTTCCTCAACCCAAAAACTTGACGGTGAAAGAGACAAACCGGTTGCTTTTGCCCTATGCTTTCTCGAGGAAAGCGGCAGAAAACGCCCCTGAGTCGAAGCCAGCTAAGGCTCCAACCTCCTCCTCCAAGCCAAAACCTCTGTCCAAGCCCGCGGTGGCCACGACTCCTTCGCCATCCGCCATCAAGGCGGCTGCCAAGAGTGCCGCCCTACAGGTGACCAAGCAGATCACCCAGGAGGAGGACGACAGTGACGAAGAGCTCGAGCCAGAGAACTTCTTTTCTTTGTCTGACAAAAGTGAGCCCAGCGTGGTCAGCGCGGACACGTACGTGTATTCCGGCACCGTGGTGACAGAGGATCTGCCCCCTGGGACGGAGCCGGAGCCTGAATTCCAGGATGCTGCCGCTAATGCCCCTCTGGAGTTCAAGACGGCTGCGGGTTCAAGCACCACTCAGCACAGCTGGGCCCCCAAGCCCGGAGAAGACTATGGCAACCAGCCATATAACCAGTTCCCTGGCTACAGCGATGCCAATGCTCCCGGGGCATACTATCAG GATTACTACACCAGTGGCTATTACCCAGAGATGGATCCAGCCCTTGGACCACCACAGGAGATGGGCACCGACTCGTCCTTCATGGATGATGAAGCG TTCAAGCGTCTCCAAGGTAAGCGGAACCGTGGGAGGGAAGAGATCAACTTTGTGGAGATCAAAGGGGATGATCAGCTGAGTGGAGCCCAGCAATGGATGACCAAATCCTTAACAGAGGAGAAGACCATGAAATCATTCAGCAAG aaaaaaggAGAGCAGCCCACAGGACAGCAGAGACGAAAACACCAGATCACGTACCTGATCCACCAG GCGAAGGAGCGAGAGTTGGAACTGAAAAACACGTGGTCCGAAAACAAACTCAGCCGGCGTCAGACCCAAGCCAAATACGGATTTTAG
- the SH2D2A gene encoding SH2 domain-containing protein 2A: MQREREEDLSVPLPPADIAARVSELGPPQGMDSPLKEGPRTGANVWDNQGPLLFSTFKPNGLSKDDNADEPPQLDGASAGLSRVPAGAQKEKQPPGSQREQGTYTTAPLSSWPEASAKLSWSLLGDPAQGVETRARLGPGLDPPEAPSALQARTRAWFERTQASRIRQQGELPPWFHGFISRRDTEQLLQERPLGSFLIRFSESTVGFVLSYRGRDRCRHFILDQLEDECYVILGEDSAHAELQGLLQHYTTAPVTPYYEFLTAPCPRSDKSRESGGIPAGAEAGSGAPPEPANVPPAARGQAYSLVLRQPQAPGQQTHPCPLAAEQRNEGCPSKEAPCSIPPLPAKAGPAQRPSSPMQEAGASADPYAHVSKAPVPAEQPTPAQPTEAKYQQLMRFHTYAEPREGFPSPERRIYYEPDEPIPFYAMGRGSLPSPDPENVYAEVELACRPRPQALPRVLQDTASTLPRGSSRPPAEPSPGHRRLLRSMSGQGSRRRRLPAALTAEGDRGRPSGPSSETPREFDDPVYSRKPASLTRPAATRGKEGLENIYELISGDHPSPHASGSSNS; this comes from the exons ATGCAGAGAGAGCGTGAGGAGGACTTATCAGTTCCCCTACCTCCAGCAGACATCGCTGCCAGGGTCTCGGAGCTCGGGCCGCCGCAGGGCATGGACTCCCCGCTCAAGGAGGGACCTAGAACAG GGGCTAACGTCTGGGACAATCAGGGACCCCTCCTCTTCAGCACATTTAAACCCAACGGTCTCAGCAAAGACGACAACGCGGACGAGCCGCCCCAGCTGGACGGCGCCAGTGCTGGGCTCAGCAGGGTGCCAGCCGGGGCCCAGAAGGAGAAGCAGCCTCCTGGCTCTCAGAGGGAGCAAGGCACCTATACCACG GCCCCTCTCAGCTCGTGGCCGGAGGCCAGCGCCAAGCTGAGCTGGTCTCTGCTCGGGGACCCCGCGCAGGGAGTGGAGACGCGGGCGAGGCTGGGGCCCGGCCTGGACCCTCCCGAGGCCCCGTCGGCGCTGCAGGCCCGAACCCGGGCGTGGTTCGAGCGAACGCAGGCGAGCCGGATCCGCCAGCAAGGGGAGCTGCCGCCCTGGTTTCACGGCTTCATCAGCAGGAG GGACacggagcagctgctgcaggagagGCCGCTGGGCTCTTTTCTGATTCGCTTCAGTGAAAGCACGGTGGGATTTGTCTTGTCGTACAG GGGCAGAGATCGCTGCCGGCACTTCATCCTCGACCAGCTGGAAGACGAGTGCTACGTGATCCTAGGAGAGGACAGCGCCCACGCCGAGCTCCAGGGCCTGCTTCAGCACTACACCACCGCCCCCGTCACCCCCTACTATGAGTTCCTGACAGCACCGTGCCCCAGG AGCGACAAGAGCCGAGAGAGTGGTGGGATCCCGGCTGGAGCCGAAGCAGGGTCCGGCGCCCCACCCGAGCCAGCAAATGTCCCCCCAGCAGCACGCGGCCAAGCATACAGCCTGGTTCTCAGACAGCCCCAGGCGCCCGGCCAACAGACCCACCCCTGCCCGCTGGCTGCAGAGCAAAGGAACGAGGGATGCCCTTCCAAAGAG GCTCCCTGTTCCATTCCCCCGCTCCCCGCCAAAGCTGGCCCCGCTCAGAGGCCGAGCAGCCCCATGCAAGAGGCAGGGGCCTCTGCAGATCCCTACGCCCACGTCAGCAAAGCGCCCGTCCCCGCGGAGCAGCCCACGCCGGCCCAGCCCACAGAGGCCAAGTACCAGCAGCTGATGCGCTTCCACACCTACGCCGAGCCCCGCGAGGGCTTCCCGTCCCCCGAACGCCGCATCTACTATGAACCCGACGAGCCCATCCCCTTCTATGCCATGGGGCGGGGCTCGCTGCCCAGCCCCGACCCCGAGAACGTCTACGCGGAGGTGGAGCTGgcgtgccggccccggccccaggctCTACCCAGAGTCCTGCAGGACACGGCCTCCACCCTGCCTCGGGGCTCATCCAGACCTCCCGCCGAGCCGTCCCCAGGACACCGCAGGCTCCTCCGGAGCATGtcggggcaggggtcccggaggaggcggctgcctgcagctctcaCCGCCGAGGGGGACCGGGGGAGGCCGTCTGGGCCATCTTCGGAG aCCCCGCGGGAGTTTGATGATCCGGTTTACAGCAGGAAGCCAGCCAGCCTGACCAGACCAGCAGCCACCAGGGGAAaggaaggtctagaaaacatttaCGAGCTGATTTCTGGAGACCATCCGAGCCCGCACGCCTCGGGGAGCAGTAACTCCTAG